A stretch of Flavobacterium sp. N2270 DNA encodes these proteins:
- a CDS encoding OmpP1/FadL family transporter, which produces MKKILYTLLIGSSLLGFAQETTTQDALRYAVDDLNGTARFRGMSGAFGAVGGDLSALNINPAGSVIFANNYASVSATNYNKYNKSNYFGTKTSETNSTLDLNQIGAVLVFNGDNNWNKIAVALNYEKTNNFDNDIFSAGTNPTNSIGNYFTNFAQGLPLEYLQLQTGESISSLYNYLGETGGLGFPAQQALLGYHGYLFEAFDDADPNNVDYYTNIPTGGNYYQENYIQSTGYNGKVTANFATAYKDKLFLGMNLNVHFTDYVKTTSLYERNNNPLYSSGRTVEQIRFDNELYTYGGGFSFNLGAIAKVTEDLRLGLAYESPTWYNLNDELSQALYTRTTDGSFDYNSSIVPNVINIYPSYKVQTPSKWTGSMAYIVNKKGLISVDIISKDYSNTKFRPTNDSFFRNLNTQMSNDLKNTIEYRIGGEYKIDQFSLRAGYRFEESPYKVDYAMGDLTGYSGGIGYNFGKSKLDLSYSNDHRNYNQSLISSGMNDTARMRQINNNVTITYSINF; this is translated from the coding sequence GTAGTTTACTAGGTTTTGCCCAAGAGACTACCACACAAGACGCATTAAGATATGCCGTTGATGATTTAAACGGAACTGCACGATTTAGAGGAATGAGTGGTGCATTTGGAGCTGTAGGTGGAGATTTATCTGCTTTGAATATAAATCCCGCTGGTTCGGTTATATTTGCTAATAATTATGCAAGTGTTTCAGCTACTAATTACAATAAATACAATAAGTCAAATTACTTTGGAACCAAAACAAGCGAAACAAATAGCACATTAGATTTGAACCAAATTGGTGCTGTTTTAGTTTTTAATGGAGATAACAATTGGAATAAAATTGCAGTTGCCTTAAATTATGAAAAAACGAATAACTTTGACAATGATATTTTTTCTGCAGGGACAAATCCAACAAACTCTATAGGTAATTATTTTACAAACTTTGCCCAAGGATTACCTTTAGAATATTTACAATTACAAACTGGTGAAAGCATTTCAAGTTTATATAATTATTTAGGAGAAACTGGCGGATTGGGATTTCCCGCGCAACAAGCATTATTAGGCTATCACGGATATCTTTTTGAAGCTTTTGATGATGCCGACCCAAATAATGTTGATTATTATACTAACATTCCTACTGGCGGAAATTATTACCAAGAAAACTACATTCAATCTACTGGGTACAATGGTAAAGTAACTGCCAATTTTGCAACCGCTTATAAAGACAAATTGTTTCTAGGAATGAACTTAAACGTACATTTTACCGATTATGTAAAGACTACTTCTTTGTATGAAAGAAATAATAATCCACTATATTCAAGCGGGAGAACTGTTGAACAAATTCGTTTTGATAACGAACTTTATACATATGGTGGCGGATTTTCATTTAATTTAGGAGCAATTGCTAAAGTAACTGAAGATTTAAGATTAGGTTTAGCTTATGAATCTCCAACATGGTACAATTTAAATGACGAACTAAGTCAAGCATTATATACTAGAACAACAGATGGATCTTTTGATTATAATAGCTCAATAGTTCCAAATGTAATTAACATTTATCCTTCATACAAAGTTCAAACACCAAGTAAATGGACGGGTAGTATGGCTTATATTGTAAATAAAAAAGGATTAATTAGTGTTGACATTATATCAAAAGATTATAGCAACACTAAGTTCAGACCAACAAATGACTCCTTTTTTAGAAATTTAAATACACAAATGAGTAACGATTTAAAGAATACTATTGAATATAGAATTGGTGGTGAATATAAAATAGACCAATTTAGTTTAAGAGCCGGATATCGATTTGAAGAAAGTCCGTACAAAGTAGATTATGCAATGGGAGATTTAACTGGTTATTCTGGTGGAATTGGGTATAATTTTGGAAAAAGCAAATTAGATTTATCCTATTCAAATGACCATAGAAATTACAACCAAAGCTTAATTTCATCAGGAATGAATGACACTGCTAGAATGCGTCAAATAAATAACAATGTTACGATAACTTATTCTATAAATTTTTAA
- a CDS encoding C40 family peptidase encodes MRFFSNWIIVLIFVSTGVFAQNSVKHKVVQGESIYSIAKKYQVKETAIYELNPNVKGKPLQLKTVLIIPAKGKQQVVTTTEIPENHKVTKGESFYSISKKYKMNITQLEALNPTVSSANLKIGDELNLSKDKIVSVSEVNSTKKEEPMVSVQPTEEVSFENEIVHIVAAKETKYGISKKYKITIAELERLNPTIVDGLPIGTELVIKKKEAVVNVVADEKNDNSTEKLIDADVLAKADFLIGKASNNLGTRYRSGGTTSSGFDCSGLMFCTFKELDITLPRSSHQMAKYGFEVPKHKAQKGDLIFFATNRRGTISHVGMITEVSDNEIKFIHSSTSSGVIISSSNEDYYSRRFVQINRVLN; translated from the coding sequence ATGAGGTTTTTTAGTAATTGGATAATCGTTTTAATTTTTGTTTCGACTGGAGTTTTTGCACAAAATAGTGTGAAGCATAAAGTGGTACAAGGTGAATCGATATATTCTATTGCTAAAAAATATCAAGTTAAAGAAACTGCTATTTACGAACTGAACCCAAATGTAAAAGGAAAACCATTACAGTTAAAAACGGTTTTAATAATTCCTGCTAAAGGAAAACAACAAGTTGTAACTACAACTGAAATTCCTGAAAATCATAAAGTAACCAAAGGCGAATCGTTTTATAGTATTTCTAAAAAATACAAAATGAATATAACTCAGTTAGAAGCTTTAAATCCTACAGTTTCTTCCGCAAATTTAAAAATTGGTGATGAGTTAAATTTATCGAAAGATAAAATCGTTTCCGTTTCAGAAGTTAATTCTACTAAAAAAGAAGAGCCAATGGTTTCAGTGCAACCTACAGAAGAAGTTTCTTTCGAAAATGAAATTGTACATATTGTTGCTGCTAAAGAAACCAAATATGGTATTTCTAAAAAATATAAAATTACCATTGCCGAATTAGAACGTTTAAATCCTACAATTGTTGATGGTTTGCCTATAGGAACTGAATTGGTAATTAAAAAGAAAGAAGCAGTTGTAAATGTAGTCGCTGATGAAAAAAACGACAATTCAACTGAGAAGCTAATAGATGCTGACGTACTTGCAAAAGCCGATTTTTTAATTGGAAAAGCGTCTAATAATTTAGGGACTCGTTATAGAAGTGGTGGAACTACATCAAGTGGTTTTGATTGTTCTGGTTTAATGTTTTGTACTTTTAAGGAATTAGATATCACGTTGCCTAGATCATCTCATCAAATGGCAAAATATGGGTTTGAAGTTCCTAAGCATAAAGCACAAAAAGGCGATTTAATTTTCTTTGCAACAAATAGACGAGGAACAATAAGTCATGTTGGAATGATTACTGAGGTTTCTGATAATGAAATTAAATTCATTCATTCCTCAACTTCATCAGGGGTAATAATTTCGTCTAGTAATGAAGATTATTATTCAAGAAGATTTGTGCAAATTAATCGTGTTTTGAATTAA
- a CDS encoding acyl-CoA carboxylase subunit beta encodes MQDKIKTLEDKLAQAYLGGGEKRIAKQHEKKKLTARERVNYLMDEGSFEEIGALVTHRTTDFGMQNEIYYGDGVITGYGTINGRPVYVFAQDFTVFGGALSETHAEKICKVMDMALKANVPMIGLNDSGGARIQEGVRSLGGYADIFYKNVQASGVIPQISAIMGPCAGGAVYSPAMTDFTMMVEGSSYMFVTGPSVVKTVTNEEVTSEELGGASTHSTKSGVAHITSTNDIECLEDLKRLLSYLPQSNKELPTKLPYELNDEVREQLATLIPDNANKPYDMHEVIKGIIDEESFYEIHKNYAENIIVGFARIGGRSVGVVANQPMFLAGCLDVNSSIKAARFTRFCDAFNIPLLVLVDVPGFLPGTDQEWNGIIVHGAKLLYALSEATVPKVTVITRKAYGGAYDVMNSKHIGADFNFAWPSAEIAVMGAKGASEIIFKKEISEANDPAAKLLEKEAEYADKFANPYSAAQRGFIDEVILPQDTRRKLLKAFSVLEHKTVDTPKRKHGNIPL; translated from the coding sequence ATGCAAGACAAAATAAAAACATTAGAAGATAAATTAGCCCAAGCCTATTTAGGTGGAGGTGAAAAAAGAATAGCAAAGCAACACGAAAAGAAAAAATTAACGGCTCGTGAGCGTGTTAATTATTTAATGGACGAAGGTTCGTTTGAAGAAATTGGGGCTTTGGTAACTCATAGAACTACCGATTTTGGAATGCAAAACGAAATCTATTATGGTGATGGTGTAATTACAGGTTACGGAACCATTAACGGGCGACCAGTGTATGTTTTTGCGCAAGATTTTACCGTTTTTGGTGGAGCACTTTCAGAAACACATGCAGAGAAAATTTGTAAAGTAATGGACATGGCTTTAAAAGCGAATGTTCCTATGATTGGTTTAAATGATTCTGGTGGAGCACGTATTCAAGAAGGTGTTCGTTCATTAGGTGGTTATGCCGATATTTTCTATAAAAACGTACAAGCTTCTGGAGTAATTCCTCAAATTTCAGCAATTATGGGACCATGTGCAGGTGGAGCAGTTTATTCTCCGGCGATGACCGATTTTACCATGATGGTGGAAGGAAGTAGTTATATGTTTGTTACAGGACCAAGTGTTGTAAAAACAGTTACCAATGAAGAAGTAACTTCGGAAGAATTAGGAGGAGCAAGTACACATTCAACAAAATCAGGTGTGGCGCACATTACGTCTACAAACGATATTGAATGTTTGGAAGATTTAAAACGATTATTGAGCTATTTGCCTCAAAGTAATAAAGAATTACCAACAAAATTACCTTACGAATTAAACGATGAGGTGCGTGAACAATTGGCAACTCTTATTCCAGATAATGCGAATAAACCTTATGATATGCATGAGGTTATTAAAGGTATTATTGATGAAGAATCGTTTTACGAAATTCATAAAAATTATGCCGAAAATATCATTGTTGGTTTTGCAAGAATTGGCGGTAGAAGTGTTGGAGTAGTAGCCAACCAACCGATGTTTTTAGCAGGCTGTTTAGATGTAAACTCGTCTATAAAAGCAGCTCGTTTTACCCGTTTTTGTGACGCATTTAATATTCCCTTATTAGTATTGGTAGATGTACCAGGTTTCTTGCCAGGAACGGACCAAGAATGGAATGGAATTATCGTTCACGGAGCAAAATTATTATATGCATTGAGTGAAGCAACTGTGCCAAAAGTGACAGTTATTACACGTAAAGCCTATGGTGGAGCGTATGACGTAATGAATTCAAAACACATTGGTGCCGACTTTAATTTTGCTTGGCCAAGTGCCGAAATTGCAGTAATGGGAGCAAAAGGAGCTTCAGAAATTATCTTTAAGAAAGAAATTAGCGAAGCAAACGATCCTGCAGCTAAACTTTTAGAAAAAGAAGCAGAGTATGCAGACAAATTTGCAAATCCATACAGTGCAGCACAACGAGGCTTTATCGATGAGGTTATCTTGCCACAAGATACACGTAGAAAATTATTAAAAGCGTTTAGTGTTTTAGAGCATAAAACAGTAGACACACCAAAACGTAAACACGGAAATATTCCTTTATAA
- a CDS encoding YdcH family protein, translating into MIKKHQLAVDFPEFEAKIHDLKVNDNHFKNLFDQYDELDHEIYRIETDAEPASDDVLNNLRVERVRIKDEIYAYLNKD; encoded by the coding sequence ATGATTAAAAAACACCAATTAGCAGTAGATTTCCCAGAATTTGAAGCAAAAATTCACGATTTAAAAGTAAATGACAATCATTTTAAAAATTTATTTGATCAATACGATGAATTAGATCATGAAATTTACAGAATTGAAACAGATGCAGAACCGGCTTCAGATGATGTTTTAAATAACCTAAGAGTAGAAAGAGTTCGCATAAAAGATGAAATTTACGCTTACTTAAACAAAGACTAA
- a CDS encoding PaaI family thioesterase translates to MSKYFKKNTLFKILFNISPMYRRTNARLIEVSEDVHKVKIKISLNYKNRNYMGTMFGGSMLSATDPIYMIQLLQILGDDYVVWDKATNIRFKKPANQHSYAIFEFSEQEIVQIKEDVAQNNEIDLVKNLYIQSSTNQIFAVVDKTIYISTKSHYKAKKKKLNRQ, encoded by the coding sequence ATGTCTAAGTATTTCAAAAAGAATACTTTATTTAAAATTTTATTCAATATTTCTCCAATGTATCGCAGAACAAACGCTCGATTAATTGAAGTTTCGGAAGATGTACACAAAGTAAAGATTAAAATTTCTTTAAATTATAAAAACAGAAATTATATGGGAACCATGTTTGGAGGAAGTATGCTTTCAGCTACCGATCCTATTTATATGATTCAGTTATTACAAATTTTAGGTGATGATTATGTAGTTTGGGATAAAGCTACAAACATTCGATTTAAAAAACCTGCCAATCAACATAGTTATGCTATTTTTGAATTTTCTGAACAAGAAATCGTTCAAATTAAAGAAGATGTTGCTCAAAATAACGAAATAGATTTAGTTAAAAACCTATACATTCAAAGCTCAACAAATCAAATTTTTGCAGTGGTAGACAAAACAATTTACATCAGCACAAAAAGCCATTACAAAGCCAAAAAGAAAAAATTAAACAGACAATAA
- the rimO gene encoding 30S ribosomal protein S12 methylthiotransferase RimO yields MRTKSLKKNKINVITLGCSKNVYDSEVLMGQLKANGKEVTHEAANDEGNIIVINTCGFIDNAKEESVNMIVEYAEKKEQGLVDKVFVTGCLSERYRPDLEKEIPNVDQFFGTTELPLLLKALGADYKHELIGERLTTTPKNYAYLKIAEGCDRPCSFCAIPLMRGKHVSTPIENLVIEAEKLAKNGVKELILIAQDLTYYGLDIYKKRNLAELLENLVKVEGIEWIRLHYAFPTGFPMEVLDLMKKEPKICNYIDIPLQHISDNILKSMRRGTTQEKTTNLLKDFRKAVPEMAIRTTLIVGYPGETEEDFQVLKNWVEEMRFERLGCFAYSHEENTHAYNLVDDVPNEVKQQRAMEIMDIQAQISWELNQEKIGKVFKCVIDRKEGEHFIGRTEFDSPDVDNEVLIDASKHYLKTGDFVLLKVTEATEFDLYAEPIN; encoded by the coding sequence ATGAGAACCAAATCGTTAAAGAAAAATAAAATCAACGTAATTACACTAGGATGTTCTAAAAATGTCTATGATAGTGAAGTTTTAATGGGCCAACTGAAAGCCAACGGCAAAGAAGTTACACATGAAGCCGCTAATGATGAAGGAAACATTATTGTAATTAACACTTGTGGTTTTATTGACAATGCAAAGGAAGAATCGGTGAATATGATTGTTGAATATGCTGAAAAGAAAGAACAAGGCTTAGTAGACAAGGTTTTCGTTACCGGATGTTTATCTGAAAGATACAGACCTGATTTAGAAAAAGAAATTCCAAATGTTGATCAGTTTTTTGGTACAACTGAATTACCTTTATTATTAAAAGCATTAGGTGCTGATTATAAGCACGAATTAATAGGAGAACGTTTAACTACTACTCCAAAAAATTATGCCTATTTAAAAATTGCTGAAGGTTGTGATAGACCTTGTAGTTTTTGTGCAATTCCTTTAATGCGTGGAAAACACGTCTCTACTCCTATTGAAAACTTAGTTATCGAAGCTGAGAAATTAGCAAAAAATGGAGTTAAAGAATTAATCTTAATTGCACAAGATTTAACGTATTACGGTTTAGACATTTACAAAAAAAGAAACCTAGCTGAATTACTTGAAAACTTAGTAAAAGTTGAAGGAATTGAATGGATACGCTTGCATTATGCTTTCCCTACTGGTTTCCCAATGGAAGTTTTAGATTTAATGAAAAAAGAACCTAAAATTTGTAATTATATTGATATTCCTTTACAACATATTTCAGATAATATTTTGAAATCGATGCGCAGAGGAACAACTCAAGAAAAAACCACCAATCTTTTAAAAGATTTTAGAAAAGCGGTTCCAGAAATGGCAATTCGTACTACTTTAATCGTAGGTTATCCTGGAGAGACTGAAGAAGACTTTCAAGTTTTAAAAAATTGGGTGGAAGAAATGCGTTTTGAACGTTTAGGTTGTTTTGCTTATTCTCACGAAGAAAACACACACGCTTACAATTTAGTTGATGATGTTCCAAACGAAGTAAAACAACAACGCGCAATGGAAATCATGGATATTCAAGCGCAAATTTCTTGGGAATTAAATCAGGAAAAAATTGGAAAAGTATTTAAATGTGTAATTGATAGAAAAGAAGGTGAACATTTTATTGGAAGAACTGAATTTGATAGTCCAGATGTAGATAATGAAGTTTTAATCGATGCTTCTAAACATTATTTAAAAACAGGTGATTTTGTACTGCTTAAAGTTACAGAAGCTACCGAATTTGATTTATATGCAGAACCAATTAATTAG
- a CDS encoding GyrI-like domain-containing protein, protein MQPTIKTIHAKKTIGFSTKTTMANDQTVKIWQQLMPRLKEVKNAVSADLFSLQVYNGESFEEFTPNTEFTKYALVEVKNYDFVPEGFEKFEIPAGEYGVFIHKGTSADFYQTSQYIYAEWLPKSKYKLDEKPHFAVMGDKYLGHENPESEEEVWVPIIAKN, encoded by the coding sequence ATGCAACCAACCATAAAAACAATACACGCAAAGAAAACCATTGGATTTTCAACAAAAACAACAATGGCAAATGACCAAACTGTTAAAATTTGGCAACAATTAATGCCTCGTTTAAAAGAAGTAAAAAATGCAGTAAGCGCCGATTTATTTTCGCTACAAGTATATAATGGTGAAAGTTTTGAAGAATTTACACCAAACACAGAATTCACAAAATACGCTTTAGTTGAAGTAAAAAACTATGACTTTGTTCCTGAAGGATTTGAAAAATTTGAAATTCCTGCCGGAGAGTATGGTGTATTTATACACAAAGGTACAAGCGCTGACTTTTACCAAACTTCTCAATATATTTATGCAGAGTGGCTTCCAAAATCTAAATACAAATTAGACGAAAAACCACATTTTGCGGTCATGGGCGACAAATATCTTGGTCATGAAAATCCAGAATCAGAAGAAGAAGTTTGGGTTCCAATAATTGCAAAAAATTAA